In Rhodanobacter humi, the following are encoded in one genomic region:
- a CDS encoding peptidylprolyl isomerase has protein sequence MKRFLALLLPALVLALPAQAQLLPSAGTNAAPAGQTQSLDRIVAVVNEDVILQSELDNAVRSIQQQYASQPGQLPPMNVLQQQVLDRLILMKLQLQKADDQGVHVSDAQVDQAVAEVAQQNKMSPDQLRAEVQRSGEDFGAFRQQLADQLTVQQLHQSVVHDQVSVTDSEIDNLLASPSYKAGEVHLAHIQISIPSGADAAAIQAAATKAEAAINAIKGGMDFNAAAIRYSDASDALDGGDLGWRRMDEIPPAFADTVANMKPGDVSPALRGPTGFHIIKLIGQREPSKQIVTEYHARQILLKPSELMTPEQAQQKAQELYEQLTTKHSDFAKLAKDNSKDDTTANLGGDMGWFAKDAWGSAIAQQLAQLKENQVSQPFQTGNGWDILQLLGTRQSDLTTQMERDQARQAIGNRKAEQAYDDFLRDLRANAFINVLVPALRDDTNTPAAS, from the coding sequence ATGAAGCGATTCCTCGCCCTGCTCCTGCCCGCCCTCGTGCTCGCGCTGCCCGCGCAGGCCCAGCTGTTGCCCAGTGCCGGCACCAACGCCGCACCGGCCGGCCAGACCCAGTCGCTGGACCGCATCGTCGCGGTGGTGAACGAGGACGTGATCCTGCAAAGCGAGCTCGACAACGCCGTGCGCTCGATCCAGCAACAGTACGCCAGCCAGCCCGGCCAGCTGCCGCCGATGAACGTGCTGCAGCAGCAGGTGCTGGACCGTCTGATCCTGATGAAGCTGCAGCTGCAGAAGGCCGACGACCAGGGCGTGCATGTCTCCGACGCCCAGGTCGACCAGGCGGTGGCCGAGGTGGCGCAGCAGAACAAGATGAGCCCCGACCAGTTGCGCGCCGAGGTGCAGCGCAGCGGCGAGGATTTCGGCGCGTTCCGCCAGCAGCTGGCCGACCAGCTCACCGTGCAGCAACTTCACCAGAGCGTGGTGCACGACCAGGTCTCGGTCACCGACAGCGAGATCGACAACCTGCTTGCCAGCCCAAGCTACAAGGCCGGCGAGGTGCACCTGGCGCACATCCAGATCAGCATCCCCTCCGGCGCCGACGCCGCCGCGATCCAGGCCGCCGCCACCAAGGCCGAGGCGGCGATCAACGCGATCAAGGGCGGCATGGACTTCAATGCCGCGGCGATCCGCTACTCCGACGCATCCGACGCGCTGGACGGTGGCGACCTCGGCTGGCGCCGCATGGACGAGATCCCGCCGGCCTTTGCCGACACGGTGGCCAACATGAAGCCCGGCGACGTCAGCCCCGCGCTGCGCGGCCCCACCGGCTTCCACATCATCAAGCTGATCGGCCAGCGCGAGCCGTCCAAGCAGATCGTCACCGAGTACCACGCACGGCAGATCCTGCTCAAGCCGAGCGAACTGATGACGCCCGAGCAGGCGCAGCAGAAGGCGCAGGAGCTGTACGAGCAGCTCACCACCAAGCACTCGGACTTCGCCAAGCTGGCGAAGGACAATTCCAAGGACGACACCACCGCCAACCTCGGCGGCGACATGGGCTGGTTCGCCAAGGACGCCTGGGGCAGCGCGATCGCGCAGCAGCTCGCCCAGCTGAAGGAGAACCAGGTCTCGCAGCCGTTCCAGACCGGCAACGGCTGGGACATCCTGCAGCTCCTGGGCACCCGCCAGAGCGACCTCACCACCCAGATGGAACGCGACCAGGCACGCCAGGCGATCGGCAACCGCAAGGCCGAGCAGGCCTACGACGACTTCCTGCGCGACCTGCGCGCGAATGCCTTCATCAACGTGCTGGTGCCCGCGCTGCGCGACGACACCAATACGCCGGCAGCCTCCTGA
- the pdxA gene encoding 4-hydroxythreonine-4-phosphate dehydrogenase PdxA codes for MALPRLAVTAGEPAGIGPELIARLAATELAADLVAITDRALLARAAARCGLSITLDDDDGTPREHREAGSLRVHHIPLAATEIPGQPDPRNARHVLTTLAEAADGCLARRYAAVVTAPLQKASINEAGVRFSGHTEYFAERTRTDVVMMLASPELRVALATTHLPLSAVPAAITRTALERTLRIVHAELQAKFGIAAPRIAVLGLNPHAGEGGHLGREELDTIIPLLDTLRAEGMQLLGPLPADTAFVPAQRARYDAVLAMYHDQALPVLKSEAFDRTVNLTLGLPFIRTSVDHGTALDLAGTGRADPASLIAAAKLALTLAARRRKESEQA; via the coding sequence ATGGCGCTGCCACGGCTCGCCGTCACCGCCGGTGAGCCGGCCGGGATCGGTCCGGAACTGATCGCGCGACTGGCCGCCACCGAGCTGGCGGCCGACCTGGTGGCGATCACCGACCGCGCTCTGCTCGCCCGCGCCGCCGCCCGCTGCGGGCTTTCCATCACCCTCGACGACGACGATGGCACGCCGCGCGAGCACCGTGAAGCCGGCAGCCTGCGCGTGCACCACATCCCGCTGGCTGCCACGGAAATCCCCGGCCAACCCGACCCGCGCAACGCACGGCACGTGCTCACCACCCTCGCCGAGGCCGCCGACGGCTGCCTGGCCCGCCGCTACGCCGCCGTGGTCACCGCGCCGCTGCAGAAGGCCTCGATCAACGAGGCCGGCGTCCGCTTCAGCGGCCACACCGAATACTTCGCCGAACGCACCCGCACCGACGTGGTGATGATGCTGGCCAGCCCCGAGCTGCGCGTGGCGCTGGCCACCACGCACCTGCCCTTGAGCGCGGTGCCCGCCGCGATCACCCGCACCGCACTGGAGCGCACGCTGCGCATCGTGCACGCCGAACTGCAGGCAAAGTTCGGCATCGCCGCGCCGCGCATCGCCGTACTGGGCCTCAACCCGCATGCCGGCGAAGGCGGCCACCTGGGCCGCGAGGAACTGGACACGATCATCCCGCTGCTGGACACACTGCGCGCCGAAGGCATGCAGTTGCTCGGCCCACTGCCCGCCGACACCGCCTTCGTGCCCGCGCAGCGTGCGCGCTACGACGCGGTGCTGGCGATGTACCACGACCAGGCGCTGCCGGTGCTGAAGAGCGAAGCCTTCGACCGCACCGTCAACCTCACGCTCGGCCTGCCCTTCATCCGTACCTCGGTCGACCACGGCACCGCGCTGGATCTGGCCGGCACGGGGCGCGCCGATCCCGCCAGCCTGATCGCTGCCGCCAAGCTGGCCTTGACGCTGGCAGCACGCCGGCGAAAAGAGAGTGAACAGGCGTGA
- the rsmA gene encoding 16S rRNA (adenine(1518)-N(6)/adenine(1519)-N(6))-dimethyltransferase RsmA has translation MNARPKKSFGQHFLHDRRYIDDIVRAIAPRAGDFLVEIGPGEGALTLPLLAAAGSLTAIELDTDLIPALKARAAEVGELAVIHADVLKVDLAALAHRHGVERLRIAGNLPYYISSPILFHCVEHAAAIEDMHFMLQKEVVDRMAAEPGSKVYGRLSVMLQLACRVVPLFEVPPEAFRPPPKVDSAVVRLVPLAPHERHDADPELLHAVVKAAFGQRRKTLSNALRQLLDAEAIRSADVDPRARAETLAPGDFVRLAKRLAAR, from the coding sequence ATGAACGCTCGCCCCAAGAAAAGCTTCGGCCAGCACTTCCTGCACGACCGGCGCTACATCGACGACATCGTGCGCGCGATCGCGCCGCGCGCCGGCGACTTCCTGGTCGAGATCGGCCCCGGCGAGGGCGCGCTCACCCTGCCGCTGCTGGCCGCGGCCGGCTCGCTCACCGCGATCGAGCTGGACACCGACCTGATCCCCGCGCTGAAGGCGCGCGCGGCGGAGGTGGGCGAACTCGCCGTGATCCATGCCGACGTGTTGAAGGTGGATCTGGCCGCGCTGGCGCACCGCCATGGCGTGGAACGCCTGCGCATCGCCGGCAACCTGCCGTACTACATCTCCAGTCCGATCCTGTTCCATTGCGTGGAGCACGCCGCGGCGATCGAGGACATGCACTTCATGCTGCAGAAGGAGGTGGTGGACCGCATGGCCGCGGAACCCGGCAGCAAGGTGTACGGCCGGCTGTCGGTGATGCTGCAGCTGGCCTGCCGCGTGGTGCCGCTGTTCGAGGTGCCGCCGGAAGCGTTCCGGCCGCCGCCCAAGGTGGACTCGGCGGTGGTGCGGCTGGTGCCGCTGGCGCCGCACGAACGCCACGATGCCGATCCCGAGCTGCTGCACGCGGTGGTGAAGGCCGCCTTCGGCCAGCGCCGCAAGACGCTCTCCAACGCGCTGCGGCAGCTGCTGGACGCCGAGGCGATCCGCAGCGCCGACGTCGATCCCCGCGCACGCGCCGAGACGCTGGCGCCCGGGGATTTCGTGCGCCTCGCCAAGCGCCTCGCCGCGCGCTGA
- the apaG gene encoding Co2+/Mg2+ efflux protein ApaG, producing the protein MSENHPYTIDVQVRTRFVPDQSRPDDNRYVFAYTITLHNAGSVPAQLLTRHWVITDANGKVEEVRGDGVVGEQPWMRPGDNFEYTSGAVLETPVGTMGGSYLMLADDGTRFEAPIPRFTLAIPRTLH; encoded by the coding sequence ATGAGCGAAAACCATCCCTACACGATCGATGTGCAGGTGCGGACGCGTTTCGTCCCCGACCAGTCCCGCCCCGACGACAACCGCTACGTGTTCGCCTACACCATCACGCTGCACAACGCGGGCAGCGTGCCCGCGCAACTGCTGACCCGGCACTGGGTGATCACCGACGCCAACGGCAAGGTGGAGGAAGTGCGCGGCGACGGCGTGGTGGGCGAGCAGCCCTGGATGCGCCCGGGCGACAACTTCGAATACACCTCCGGCGCGGTGCTGGAGACTCCGGTGGGCACCATGGGCGGCAGCTACCTGATGCTGGCCGACGACGGTACCCGCTTCGAGGCGCCGATCCCGCGCTTCACGCTCGCCATCCCGCGCACCTTGCACTGA
- a CDS encoding symmetrical bis(5'-nucleosyl)-tetraphosphatase, with amino-acid sequence MATYAIGDVQGCYPELQRLLDKLRFDPATDRLWFCGDLVNRGGESLATLRLIHGLREQSVVTLGNHDLSLLAIALRKPEAQAKVNPELREVLFADDAPVLFEWLRSQRLLHHDEQLGWTMIHAGLAPQWTLRQAQKAAQEVERELSSPRHPRILRNLFGNRPAGWSSRLQGLDRHRATINLLTRMRYCDVNGRIDFEGKGEPGTQRPGLYPWFEVPGMRRRETRIVCGHWSALGRFAGLGVYAIDTGCVWGGQLTALRLDSEEPQYITVDAEPHRKRPPGGGD; translated from the coding sequence ATGGCCACCTATGCAATCGGCGACGTGCAGGGCTGCTACCCGGAACTGCAACGCCTGCTGGACAAGCTCCGCTTCGACCCGGCGACCGACCGGCTGTGGTTCTGCGGCGATCTGGTCAACCGCGGCGGCGAGTCGCTGGCCACGCTGCGGCTGATCCACGGCCTGCGCGAGCAGAGCGTCGTCACTCTGGGCAACCACGACCTCAGCCTGCTGGCGATTGCGTTGCGCAAGCCGGAGGCCCAGGCCAAGGTGAACCCCGAATTGCGCGAGGTGCTGTTCGCCGACGACGCACCGGTGCTGTTCGAATGGCTGCGTTCGCAAAGGCTGCTGCACCACGACGAGCAGCTCGGCTGGACCATGATCCACGCCGGACTCGCGCCGCAGTGGACGCTGCGCCAGGCGCAGAAGGCCGCGCAGGAGGTGGAGCGCGAGCTCTCCAGCCCGCGCCATCCGCGCATCCTCCGGAATCTGTTCGGCAACCGTCCCGCCGGCTGGTCCAGCCGCCTGCAGGGGCTGGACCGCCACCGCGCCACGATCAACCTGCTCACCCGCATGCGCTACTGCGACGTCAACGGCCGCATCGACTTCGAGGGCAAGGGCGAGCCCGGCACCCAGCGACCGGGCCTGTATCCCTGGTTCGAGGTCCCCGGCATGCGCCGGCGCGAGACGCGCATCGTCTGCGGCCACTGGTCGGCGCTGGGTCGTTTCGCCGGCTTGGGCGTCTACGCGATCGACACCGGCTGCGTGTGGGGTGGCCAGCTCACCGCGCTGCGGCTGGACAGCGAAGAGCCGCAGTACATCACCGTGGACGCCGAGCCGCACCGCAAGCGGCCGCCCGGCGGCGGCGACTGA
- the secA gene encoding preprotein translocase subunit SecA — translation MLNRALTSIFGSRNERVLRQLSRTVARINALEPEFEKLDDEALRGKTEAFKQRVAAGESLDKLLPEAFAVVREGAKRVLGMRHYDVQLIGGMVLHQGKIAEMRTGEGKTLVATLPVYLNALAGKGVHVVTVNDYLARRDSAQMGKLYSFLGLSTDVVWPGMDHADKHKAYAADITYGTNNEFGFDYLRDNMALSKEQRYQRGLNYAIVDEVDSILIDEARTPLIISGPAEDSPQLYLAVNKVVPRMIRQQEEEGAGDYWVDEKQKQVHLSEDGMQHADELLREAGVISADSGLYDSKNLAVVHHLNAALRANAIYQRDVDYIVRDGEVIIVDEFTGRTLPGRRWSDGLHQAVEAKEGVPIQRENQTLATVTFQNLFRMYKKLSGMTGTADTEAFEFQSIYGLEVVVIPTHKPMIRKDNADLVFLGQQAKYNSVIEDIKDCHKRGQPVLVGTTSIEVSELLSEQLRKAKVAHEVLNAKQHEREAHIVAQAGAPGQVTIATNMAGRGTDIVLGGSLEAALSALPAEATEVDRARVKADWKKLHEQVLAAGGLHIIGTERHESRRIDNQLRGRSGRQGDPGSSRFYLSLEDNLLRIFGGEGLIRWMKRFGMKENDALEDRMISRQIEKAQRKVEQHNFDIRKHLLEFDDVANDQRKVIYRQRDELLEGEDVSATVADIRHDVVESIVREHVPPDSIDEQWDVPGLDRELEGKFGLAQDLPRWLEQQSEIDATMILEHVRGGVDELFQAKEAQIGAETMRALEKHIMLTVVDNAWKEHLANMDYLRQGIYLVGYAQQDPKQAFKRESFRLFSDMLDRIKAEVVQMLARIRIRSEEEVAAMEAEQQRLAERLQRQMLASGGGAPDAALDADPASVAAGAMHLQQPDTPRVGRNEPCPCGSGKKYKHCHGQLA, via the coding sequence CAGCCGCAACGAGCGCGTGCTGCGCCAGTTGTCGCGGACCGTGGCGCGCATCAATGCGCTGGAGCCCGAGTTCGAGAAGCTGGACGACGAGGCATTGCGCGGCAAGACCGAGGCGTTCAAGCAGCGTGTCGCCGCGGGCGAGTCGCTGGACAAGCTGCTGCCCGAAGCCTTCGCTGTGGTGCGCGAGGGCGCCAAGCGCGTGCTCGGCATGCGCCATTACGACGTGCAGCTGATCGGCGGCATGGTGCTGCACCAGGGCAAGATCGCCGAGATGCGCACCGGCGAGGGCAAGACCCTGGTGGCGACGCTGCCGGTGTACCTCAACGCGCTGGCCGGCAAGGGCGTGCACGTGGTCACCGTGAACGATTATCTAGCCCGCCGCGACTCGGCGCAGATGGGCAAGCTGTACAGCTTCCTCGGCCTCAGCACCGACGTGGTGTGGCCGGGCATGGACCATGCCGACAAGCACAAGGCCTACGCCGCCGACATCACCTACGGCACCAACAACGAGTTCGGCTTCGACTACCTGCGCGACAACATGGCGCTCAGCAAGGAGCAGCGCTACCAGCGCGGCCTCAACTACGCCATCGTCGACGAGGTGGACTCGATCCTGATCGACGAGGCGCGCACGCCGCTGATCATCTCCGGCCCGGCCGAGGATTCGCCGCAGCTGTACCTCGCGGTGAACAAGGTCGTGCCGCGCATGATCCGCCAGCAGGAGGAAGAGGGCGCCGGCGACTACTGGGTGGACGAGAAGCAGAAGCAGGTGCACCTGTCCGAGGACGGCATGCAGCATGCCGACGAGCTGCTGCGCGAAGCCGGCGTGATCAGCGCGGACAGCGGCTTGTACGACTCGAAGAACCTCGCCGTGGTGCACCACCTCAACGCCGCGCTGCGCGCCAACGCGATCTACCAGCGCGACGTGGACTACATCGTGCGCGACGGCGAGGTCATCATCGTCGACGAGTTCACCGGCCGCACCCTGCCGGGCCGGCGCTGGTCGGATGGCCTGCACCAGGCGGTGGAAGCGAAGGAAGGCGTGCCGATCCAGCGCGAGAACCAGACGCTGGCCACGGTGACGTTCCAGAACCTGTTCCGCATGTACAAGAAGCTGTCCGGCATGACCGGCACGGCCGACACCGAGGCGTTCGAGTTCCAGAGCATCTACGGCTTGGAGGTGGTGGTGATTCCCACCCACAAGCCGATGATCCGCAAGGACAACGCCGACCTGGTCTTCCTCGGCCAGCAGGCCAAGTACAACTCGGTGATCGAAGACATCAAGGACTGCCACAAGCGCGGCCAGCCGGTGCTGGTGGGCACCACCTCGATCGAGGTGTCCGAGTTGCTGTCGGAACAGCTGCGCAAGGCCAAGGTCGCGCACGAGGTGCTGAACGCGAAGCAGCACGAGCGCGAGGCGCACATCGTGGCCCAGGCCGGCGCGCCGGGGCAGGTGACGATCGCCACCAACATGGCCGGCCGTGGCACCGACATCGTGCTCGGCGGCAGCCTGGAGGCGGCGCTGTCCGCGCTGCCGGCGGAAGCCACCGAGGTCGACCGCGCCCGCGTCAAGGCCGACTGGAAGAAGCTGCACGAGCAGGTGCTGGCCGCCGGCGGCCTGCACATCATCGGCACCGAGCGCCACGAGTCGCGCCGCATCGACAACCAGCTGCGTGGCCGTTCCGGCCGCCAGGGCGATCCGGGTTCCTCGCGCTTCTACCTGTCGCTGGAGGACAACCTGCTGCGCATCTTCGGCGGCGAGGGCCTGATCCGCTGGATGAAGCGCTTCGGCATGAAGGAAAACGACGCGCTCGAAGACCGCATGATCAGCCGCCAGATCGAGAAGGCGCAGCGCAAGGTCGAGCAGCACAACTTCGACATCCGCAAGCACCTGCTCGAATTCGACGACGTCGCCAACGACCAGCGCAAGGTGATCTACCGCCAGCGCGACGAGTTGCTGGAAGGCGAGGACGTCTCCGCCACCGTGGCCGACATCCGCCACGACGTGGTCGAGAGCATCGTGCGCGAGCACGTGCCACCGGACAGCATCGACGAGCAGTGGGACGTCCCCGGACTCGACCGCGAGCTGGAAGGCAAGTTCGGCCTGGCGCAGGACCTGCCGCGCTGGCTCGAACAGCAGAGCGAGATCGACGCGACGATGATCCTCGAACACGTGCGCGGCGGCGTGGACGAGCTGTTCCAGGCCAAGGAGGCGCAGATCGGCGCCGAAACCATGCGGGCGCTCGAGAAGCACATCATGCTGACCGTGGTCGACAACGCCTGGAAGGAACACTTGGCGAACATGGACTACCTGCGCCAGGGCATCTACCTGGTGGGCTATGCCCAGCAGGATCCCAAGCAGGCGTTCAAGCGCGAGTCGTTCCGGCTGTTCTCCGACATGCTCGACCGCATCAAGGCCGAGGTGGTGCAGATGCTGGCGCGCATCCGCATCCGCAGCGAGGAGGAAGTCGCCGCGATGGAGGCCGAGCAGCAGCGTCTCGCCGAACGCCTGCAGCGGCAGATGCTGGCCAGTGGCGGCGGCGCGCCCGATGCGGCGCTGGATGCCGATCCCGCCAGCGTGGCCGCCGGCGCCATGCACCTGCAGCAGCCCGACACGCCGCGCGTGGGCCGCAACGAACCCTGTCCCTGCGGCTCGGGCAAGAAGTACAAGCACTGCCACGGGCAGCTGGCCTGA